In the Brassica napus cultivar Da-Ae chromosome A7, Da-Ae, whole genome shotgun sequence genome, one interval contains:
- the LOC106358459 gene encoding probable inactive receptor kinase At2g26730, with protein sequence MGAISLVLSCFVSILLLTERVSSESPEEKQALLAFLQQTPHENRLQWNASDSACTWVGVECNSDRSSVYSLRLPGTGLVGQIPSGTLGKLTQLRVLSLRSNRLSGQIPPDFKNLTHLRSLYLQHNGLSGEFPASITQLTGLVRLDISSNNLTGSIPFAINNLTLLTGLFLGNNRFSGNLPSITVGLTDFNVSVNNLNGSIPSSLSKFPAASFAGNVNLCGGPLRPCKSFFISPSPSPDDAPSPSRLSGKKSKLSTAAIIAISFASALIGLLLLALVFFLCLRKRRRGGSRTKQTKPAETTTRNVPPEGIPPAGGASSSSKDVTTGTSSGMGERNRLVFTEGGVYSFDLEDLLRASAEVLGKGSVGTSYKAVLEEGTTVVVKRLKDVAASKKEFESQMEVVGKTKHPNVVPLRAYYYSKDEKLLVFDFMPNGSLSALLHGSRGSGRTPLDWDNRMRIAITAARGLAHLHVSAKLVHGNIKASNILLQPNQDTCVSDYGLNQLFSNSTQPNRLAGYHAPEVLETRKVTFKSDVYSFGVLLLELLTGKSPNQASLGEEGIDLPRWVLSVVREEWTAEVFDVELMRYHNIEEEMVQLLQIAMACVSTVPDQRPVMQEVLRMIEDVNRSETTDDGLRQSSDDPSKGSEGQTPPGESRTPPRSVTP encoded by the exons ATGGGAGCCATTTCATTGGTTTTAAGCTGTTTCGTCTCGATTCTGCTGTTGACCGAGCGAGTCAGCTCAGAGTCACCCGAGGAGAAACAAGCACTCCTCGCCTTCCTTCAACAGACCCCTCACGAGAATCGCCTCCAGTGGAACGCGTCAGACTCAGCTTGTACCTGGGTCGGAGTAGAATGCAACTCGGACCGGTCCTCCGTCTACTCTCTCCGGTTACCAGGCACCGGTTTAGTCGGTCAGATCCCATCCGGAACCTTAGGGAAACTAACCCAGCTCCGAGTCCTCAGTCTCCGGTCGAACCGGCTCTCCGGTCAGATCCCTCCAGACTTCAAAAACCTCACTCACCTCCGGAGCTTATATCTACAACACAACGGACTCTCCGGGGAGTTCCCGGCGAGTATCACGCAGCTAACCGGCTTGGTTCGTCTCGACATCTCTTCTAACAACTTAACCGGATCGATCCCTTTCGCAATCAACAACCTCACTCTCTTGACTGGTCTCTTCCTCGGAAACAACCGATTCTCCGGGAATCTCCCGAGCATAACCGTCGGTTTAACGGACTTCAACGTCTCCGTTAACAACCTTAACGGCTCGATTCCTTCTTCCTTGTCTAAATTCCCCGCCGCGTCGTTCGCGGGGAACGTGAATCTCTGCGGCGGTCCGTTGCGGCCGTGCAAATCCTTCTTCATATCTCCGTCGCCCTCTCCGGATGACGCTCCCTCTCCCTCGCGTCTCTCCGGGAAGAAATCGAAGCTCTCCACGGCGGCGATTATCGCGATCTCCTTCGCGAGCGCGTTGATTGGTCTTCTCCTTTTAGctctcgtcttcttcctctgcttgAGGAAacgacgacgaggagggagcagaACGAAACAGACGAAGCCTGCGGAGACGACAACGCGAAACGTCCCCCCCGAGGGGATTCCTCCGGCGGGGggagcttcttcgtcgtctaaGGATGTTACTACGGGGACGTCGTCGGGGATGGGAGAGAGGAACAGGCTCGTTTTCACGGAGGGAGGAGTCTACAGTTTCGATTTGGAGGATTTGCTGAGAGCTTCGGCGGAGGTTTTGGGGAAAGGAAGCGTGGGGACGTCGTATAAGGCGGTGTTGGAGGAAGGCACGACGGTGGTTGTTAAGCGTTTGAAAGACGTGGCGGCGTCGAAGAAGGAGTTTGAATCGCAGATGGAGGTTGTTGGCAAAACTAAACATCCCAATGTTGTTCCGTTGAGAGCTTATTATTACTCCAAAGATGAGAAGCTTCTCGTCTTTGATTTCATGCCCAATGGAAGCCTCTCTGCTCTTCTTCACG GGAGCCGTGGATCGGGGCGAACTCCGTTAGACTGGGATAACCGTATGAGAATAGCAATAACTGCAGCGAGAGGTTTGGCCCATCTTCATGTTTCAGCCAAATTAGTACATGGAAACATCAAAGCCTCAAACATACTCCTACAACCAAACCAAGACACTTGCGTCTCTGACTATGGACTTAATCAACTGTTCAGTAACTCGACTCAACCAAACCGTTTGGCGGGTTATCATGCTCCCGAAGTTCTCGAGACACGGAAAGtaactttcaaatcagatgtGTACAGTTTCGGGGTGTTGCTGCTTGAGCTCTTGACTGGTAAATCACCAAACCAGGCATCACTTGGCGAAGAAGGCATTGATCTACCTCGGTGGGTGCTTTCTGTGGTTAGAGAAGAATGGACCGCTGAAGTATTCGATGTTGAGCTGATGCGGTACCACAACATAGAGGAAGAGATGGTTCAGCTTCTTCAAATCGCAATGGCGTGTGTCTCTACGGTTCCTGATCAACGGCCGGTAATGCAGGAAGTGCTGAGAATGATTGAGGATGTGAACAGAAGTGAAACAACCGATGACGGGTTAAGACAATCGTCTGATGACCCGTCCAAAGGTTCAGAGGGTCAGACTCCTCCAGGGGAATCAAGGACGCCACCACGTTCGGTCACGCCTTAG